A genomic segment from Aegilops tauschii subsp. strangulata cultivar AL8/78 chromosome 1, Aet v6.0, whole genome shotgun sequence encodes:
- the LOC109744623 gene encoding CDP-diacylglycerol--serine O-phosphatidyltransferase 2 isoform X3, which produces MRDKQQINWASGALDPEGAASHSSATSIKRGVWAMIAVFLAYCTLQAPSTILIRPHPAFWRLVHGLAVVYLVALTFLLFQNRDDARRFMKHLSPDLGVELPERSYGADCRLYVPENPKNKFINIYETLFDEFVVAHVLGWWGKAVMIRNQALLWVLSIGFELMELTFRHMLPNFNECWWDSIILDILICNWFGIWAGMHTVRYFDGKTYEWVGLSRQPSIMGKVKRSLSQFTPAQWDKDQWQPFMGPLRFIQVLFLCVVFMMVELNTFFLKFCLWIPPRNPLVVYRLILWWLIAIPTIREYNSYLQDSKPVKKVGAFCWLSVAICIVELLICMKFGHGLFHDPMPTWLIIFWRSAGIAFVIFLLAWSWRNHQKFRRKNL; this is translated from the exons ATGCGGGACAAGCAACAGATTAA CTGGGCGAGTGGAGCTCTGGACCCGGAGGGCGCTGCCTCCCACAGCAGCGCGACATCTATCAAGAG GGGTGTCTGGGCTATGATTGCGGTGTTCCTCGCTTACTGCACACTCCAGGCACCATCAAC GATACTTATTCGGCCCCATCCTGCTTTCTGGCGCCTGGTGCATGGGCTGGCGGTTGTTTACCTTGTTGCTCTCACCTTTCTTCTTTTCCAG AATCGTGACGATGCTCGCCGGTTCATGAAACACCTTTCTCCTGATCTCGGAGTTG AATTACCGGAGAGATCCTATGGAGCCGATTGCCGTCTGTATGTTCCAGAAAACCCTAAAAACAAGTTCATAAATATTTAT GAGACATTGTTTGATGAATTTGTGGTCGCCCATGTCTTGGGCTGGTGGGGCAAGGCTGTAATGATACGGAATCAAGCTCTCCTTTGGGTCTTGTCGATTGGCTTCGAGCTAATGGAG CTTACGTTCCGACATATGCTGCCAAACTTTAATGAGTGCTGGTGGGATagtattatcttggacatcttgaTCTGCAATTGGTTTG GTATTTGGGCGGGAATGCACACGGTCCGATACTTCGATGGCAAAACATATGAATGGGTTGGACTGAGCCGACAGCCCAGCATCATGGGTAAG GTGAAAAGATCGTTGAGCCAGTTCACTCCTGCACAGTGGGACAAGGATCAATGGCAGCCGTTCATGGGGCCGTTGCGGTTCATCCAAGTGTTGTTCCTCTGCGTCGTTTTCATGATGGTGGAGCTCAACACATTCTTCCTTAAATTCTGCCTCTGGATCCCTCCGAGGAATCCCCTGGTTGTGTACAGATTGATCCTCTGGTGGCTGATCGCGATCCCGACCATCCGCGAGTACAACTCGTACCTGCAGGACAG CAAACCGGTGAAGAAGGTCGGGGCCTTCTGTTGGCTCTCTGTAGCCATATGCATAGTGGAGCTGCTTATCTGCATGAAGTTTGGGCATG GTCTTTTTCATGATCCGATGCCTACCTGGCTGATCATcttctggaggtcggcggggatAGCGTTCGTGATCTTCTTGCTCGCCTGGTCGTGGAGGAACCACCAGAAATTCCGGAGAAAGAATCTTTGA